A genomic stretch from Methanorbis rubei includes:
- the tuf gene encoding translation elongation factor EF-1 subunit alpha yields the protein MAAEKPHMNLAVIGHIDHGKSTTVGRILFESGVVQQHVLDGYKKEAETKGKGTFEFAWVMDSLKEERERGITIDIAHKKFETPKYSFTVVDCPGHRDFVKNMITGASQADAAIIVVSGTEGPMDQTKEHVFLSKTLGINQIIVAINKMDAVNYSEEKYNDAKDKMSKLIASVGFKPAETPFIPISAFVGDNIKTASANTPWYKGKTLLAALDDFKQPDMPTDKPLRLPIQDVYTISGIGTVPVGRIETGVLKKGMKVSFMPANVEGEVKSIEMHHEEIPQAMPGDNVGFNVRGIAKNDVRRGDVCGPTENPPTVAEEFQAQVVVLQHPSVLSVGYTPVFHCHTSQTACMFISLDKKLDPRTGQVKEENPAFLKAGDAAICTIQPTRPLVIEKAKELPQLGRFAVRDMGMTVAAGLVLNVKPKQMR from the coding sequence ATGGCAGCAGAAAAGCCCCACATGAACCTTGCCGTTATCGGTCACATTGACCACGGTAAGTCCACCACTGTCGGTCGCATTCTCTTCGAGAGCGGCGTCGTACAGCAGCACGTCCTTGATGGATACAAGAAGGAAGCAGAAACCAAAGGTAAGGGAACTTTCGAGTTCGCCTGGGTAATGGACTCCCTCAAAGAAGAGCGTGAGAGAGGTATCACCATTGATATCGCCCACAAGAAATTCGAGACTCCGAAGTACTCTTTTACCGTTGTAGACTGTCCAGGTCACCGTGACTTCGTCAAGAACATGATCACCGGTGCATCCCAGGCTGACGCAGCAATCATCGTTGTGTCCGGAACTGAAGGCCCGATGGACCAGACGAAGGAACACGTTTTCCTGTCCAAGACCCTTGGTATCAACCAGATCATCGTTGCAATCAACAAGATGGACGCTGTCAACTACTCTGAAGAGAAGTACAACGATGCAAAGGACAAGATGTCCAAGCTCATCGCCTCTGTTGGTTTCAAGCCGGCCGAGACTCCGTTCATCCCAATCAGCGCATTCGTTGGTGACAACATCAAGACCGCCTCTGCAAACACCCCGTGGTACAAGGGTAAGACCCTTCTTGCAGCACTTGATGACTTCAAGCAGCCTGACATGCCAACCGACAAGCCGCTCAGACTTCCGATTCAGGATGTGTACACCATCTCCGGTATCGGAACTGTTCCAGTCGGCCGTATCGAGACCGGTGTCTTAAAGAAAGGAATGAAAGTTTCCTTCATGCCGGCCAACGTCGAGGGAGAAGTTAAGTCCATCGAGATGCACCACGAAGAAATCCCGCAGGCAATGCCCGGAGACAACGTTGGTTTCAACGTCCGCGGTATCGCAAAGAACGATGTCCGCCGCGGTGACGTCTGTGGTCCGACCGAGAACCCGCCGACTGTTGCAGAAGAATTCCAGGCACAGGTCGTCGTGCTCCAGCACCCGTCCGTCCTGTCTGTCGGATACACTCCGGTCTTCCACTGCCACACCTCCCAGACTGCATGTATGTTCATCTCCCTTGACAAGAAACTCGACCCACGCACTGGTCAGGTCAAAGAAGAGAACCCGGCATTCCTGAAGGCTGGCGACGCAGCAATCTGTACCATCCAGCCGACCCGCCCGCTCGTTATCGAGAAAGCAAAGGAACTCCCGCAGCTCGGACGCTTTGCAGTCCGTGATATGGGTATGACCGTTGCTGCAGGTCTCGTTCTGAACGTTAAGCCGAAGCAGATGAGATAA
- the rpsJ gene encoding 30S ribosomal protein S10, translating into MQKARIRLTGTDYEKVETVCTRIREIAERTGVNLAGPIPLPTKRLIVPIRKSPDGEGTATWDRWQMRVHKRLIDLDADERALRQLMRIQVPKDISIEIVLEN; encoded by the coding sequence ATGCAGAAAGCCAGAATACGCCTTACTGGAACGGATTATGAAAAAGTGGAAACGGTTTGTACCCGTATCCGAGAGATTGCAGAACGTACCGGTGTAAATCTGGCAGGACCCATTCCGTTACCAACCAAGCGGCTTATCGTGCCGATCCGGAAGAGTCCGGATGGAGAAGGTACCGCAACATGGGATCGCTGGCAGATGCGCGTTCACAAACGCCTCATCGACCTTGACGCTGATGAGCGTGCGCTCAGACAGCTGATGCGTATCCAGGTTCCAAAGGATATCAGCATCGAGATTGTTCTGGAGAACTAA
- a CDS encoding flippase activity-associated protein Agl23, translated as MPAPTFLSQIQSRVRIEHVFFAILIVAIILRFAFLDLKLFHHDEAIHAWFSYKLLTEGTYIYDPVYHGPFLYYVTAGMFALFGDSDLVARILPCIFGVALIPLVYCLYRMEYLSGKVAIIAAAFMAIAPELIYFSRFVRNDIFVVFFSLLIVVAFLAWIQKGKWYYLLIAGVSAALGMCSKENMPLVLVTFGLFFLYLVWSRKFVFPKMWLRDIVIAVIAFAGVICLFYSSFGAHPEVIFTAGQSAISHWLDMHGQQRIGGPPYYYMLLFVLYELPILILAVVGVILCLRRPNDAQKPKEAVLETADTELFESSEETVSAEPLAPAKKKFSLVDLFRRPERPVLINRQEEFIRFAIYWTIIACLTYAYIGEKVPWLSLHQLVPMIFVAAYALSFAGKYTKPLMIIACAFLLVMTFHVAFTPADIAEPIVQVQNSEDLVVMMAEMDAADKIAIASDQAWPYSWYYRGDAWNNISYYGKKISEDSILSGNFDIVMMHDGDSYESLPGYEKKTIRLSYWLDGGATGTNPGWLTYYLTRQGKIGSINTDVFTKISS; from the coding sequence ATGCCCGCCCCAACCTTTTTGTCACAAATTCAAAGTCGTGTTCGTATTGAGCACGTGTTTTTTGCTATTCTGATTGTTGCTATAATTTTGAGATTTGCGTTTTTGGATCTCAAGCTGTTTCATCATGACGAGGCTATTCATGCATGGTTTTCGTACAAACTTCTGACCGAAGGAACTTACATTTATGATCCTGTGTATCACGGCCCGTTTCTGTACTATGTGACGGCCGGGATGTTCGCGCTGTTTGGCGATTCAGATCTGGTTGCAAGAATTCTTCCATGCATCTTCGGGGTTGCACTGATTCCATTAGTGTATTGTCTCTACCGGATGGAGTACCTCTCCGGAAAAGTGGCCATTATTGCTGCAGCTTTCATGGCGATTGCTCCTGAACTGATCTACTTCTCACGGTTTGTACGAAACGATATCTTCGTGGTGTTCTTTTCACTGCTGATTGTTGTTGCATTTCTGGCCTGGATTCAGAAAGGAAAGTGGTACTATCTGCTTATCGCAGGAGTCTCCGCAGCTCTTGGAATGTGTTCCAAGGAAAATATGCCGCTTGTTCTTGTGACATTCGGACTGTTTTTCCTCTACCTTGTCTGGAGCAGAAAGTTTGTGTTCCCCAAGATGTGGCTTCGCGATATAGTAATCGCAGTGATCGCATTTGCCGGAGTCATCTGTCTGTTCTATTCATCGTTCGGCGCACATCCGGAAGTGATTTTTACCGCAGGCCAGTCCGCCATATCACACTGGCTGGACATGCATGGTCAGCAGAGAATTGGAGGGCCGCCCTATTACTACATGCTGCTCTTCGTGCTCTACGAACTGCCGATTCTGATTCTCGCAGTTGTTGGAGTGATTCTTTGCCTGCGTCGTCCGAACGATGCCCAGAAACCAAAAGAAGCTGTTCTTGAAACTGCGGACACCGAACTCTTTGAGAGTTCTGAAGAAACAGTCTCCGCCGAACCTTTGGCTCCCGCGAAAAAGAAGTTCTCGCTTGTTGATCTTTTCCGTCGTCCGGAACGCCCTGTCTTGATCAACCGTCAGGAAGAGTTCATCAGATTTGCCATCTACTGGACGATCATCGCCTGCCTCACCTATGCCTACATCGGCGAGAAAGTTCCTTGGCTCTCGCTGCACCAACTGGTCCCCATGATCTTTGTTGCAGCATATGCGCTTTCGTTTGCCGGAAAGTACACCAAGCCTCTGATGATCATCGCGTGTGCTTTCCTCTTGGTCATGACATTCCATGTGGCGTTCACGCCTGCTGACATTGCAGAGCCAATTGTGCAGGTCCAGAACTCCGAAGATCTCGTGGTAATGATGGCAGAAATGGATGCTGCCGACAAAATTGCGATAGCATCCGATCAGGCCTGGCCGTACAGCTGGTACTATCGGGGTGATGCCTGGAATAACATCAGCTATTACGGGAAAAAGATCTCTGAAGACAGTATCCTCTCAGGAAACTTTGACATTGTCATGATGCATGACGGTGACAGTTATGAAAGTCTCCCGGGATACGAAAAGAAAACAATCCGTTTAAGCTACTGGCTTGACGGTGGTGCTACCGGCACTAATCCCGGATGGTTGACGTACTATCTCACACGTCAGGGAAAGATTGGCAGCATCAACACGGATGTGTTTACGAAGATCTCTTCGTAA
- the pheA gene encoding prephenate dehydratase, whose amino-acid sequence MTTPRIEKVLHASIDNLYAGSEDFLREIETGLNSTRISSPRVGYQGVAGSFGEQATLECFGSSADTIRNYNEFDDVLAALEAEEIDYGVLPIENSTAGDVLEVADIITTHNLYIVGEHIIRVRHNLLGVPGSSVENIQEVYSHTQAISQCREFLRTHSGMTAYPYANTAFAAKHVAETNDPTKASISSLRAAELYGLAVLEKNIQTAKNNYTRFVILSRHMEISEKCDKISLAFSTTHTSGALYGVLSHFAYNGLNLLKIQSRPKPMTPWEYVFFLDLAGNLEQANVLIALGKVREQSSWFKLLGNYPQFPME is encoded by the coding sequence ATGACCACGCCCAGGATCGAAAAAGTTCTTCACGCCTCTATTGATAATCTGTATGCAGGCAGTGAGGATTTTCTGCGGGAAATTGAGACCGGTTTAAACAGTACCCGCATCTCGTCACCGCGGGTAGGATATCAGGGTGTTGCCGGATCATTTGGCGAGCAGGCGACATTGGAATGTTTCGGCTCGTCTGCTGATACCATCCGAAACTACAATGAGTTCGATGATGTGCTTGCGGCGCTGGAGGCAGAGGAGATCGACTATGGTGTTTTACCGATCGAGAATTCAACCGCGGGAGATGTTCTGGAGGTCGCAGACATCATCACCACACATAACCTCTACATTGTCGGCGAACACATCATTCGGGTCCGTCACAACCTTCTCGGGGTCCCGGGGTCATCCGTCGAAAACATTCAGGAAGTTTACTCGCACACGCAGGCGATCAGCCAGTGCCGGGAGTTTCTCCGCACACATTCAGGGATGACGGCATACCCGTATGCAAACACTGCGTTCGCCGCAAAACATGTCGCGGAAACCAATGACCCGACGAAGGCATCCATCAGCAGTCTGCGTGCCGCAGAGTTGTACGGTCTTGCGGTTCTTGAGAAAAATATCCAGACAGCGAAAAATAATTACACGAGGTTTGTGATCCTCTCGCGTCACATGGAAATCTCTGAGAAGTGTGATAAGATCAGTCTTGCATTCTCCACAACCCACACGAGCGGTGCACTCTACGGCGTGCTCTCCCACTTTGCCTACAATGGCCTGAACCTTCTGAAAATTCAGTCGCGGCCAAAGCCGATGACGCCCTGGGAGTATGTCTTCTTCTTGGATCTCGCGGGAAATCTCGAGCAGGCAAATGTGCTGATTGCGCTCGGAAAAGTTCGGGAGCAGAGCAGCTGGTTCAAGCTGCTCGGAAATTATCCTCAGTTCCCGATGGAATAA
- a CDS encoding DnaJ domain-containing protein — translation MADTDTHYATLGIPRNATAEMIKKAYIALVKQYHPDRAGSDEDKQDEYNERLLKIMASYEVLGDPQKRAEYDACLSENTDEQVCAPRGKKMGGMPIKGGDIETDYPISLAIAAYGKGKIPMKVAGERVVVKVYPGVRRYRLEGYGVPVEPGKPRGDLYVNLKIIPEENWELDDVTNNLIRKLQITPKQAERGGPVPVQLLFNKILKVTVPADSKTGDRFAPPEGKGLGVMSPKKKGDLIIEVEVAEKKGFLSGIFGK, via the coding sequence ATGGCAGATACCGATACTCATTATGCCACGCTGGGTATTCCGCGGAATGCGACCGCCGAGATGATAAAGAAGGCCTACATCGCCCTGGTCAAACAGTATCACCCTGACCGTGCGGGCTCAGACGAGGATAAACAGGATGAATACAACGAGCGTCTGCTCAAAATCATGGCAAGTTATGAGGTTCTCGGAGATCCACAAAAGCGTGCCGAGTACGATGCCTGCCTCTCGGAAAATACTGATGAACAGGTCTGTGCCCCGCGGGGAAAAAAGATGGGCGGCATGCCGATCAAAGGCGGAGACATTGAGACTGATTATCCGATCTCACTTGCTATTGCTGCATACGGCAAAGGAAAAATTCCGATGAAGGTTGCAGGCGAGCGTGTGGTCGTCAAGGTCTACCCGGGCGTGCGCCGTTACCGGCTTGAAGGTTACGGAGTTCCGGTCGAGCCCGGAAAACCACGCGGCGATCTTTATGTGAATCTGAAAATTATTCCCGAAGAGAACTGGGAGCTTGATGATGTGACCAACAATCTGATCAGAAAACTCCAGATAACCCCTAAGCAGGCCGAACGCGGAGGACCGGTTCCTGTTCAGCTGCTGTTCAATAAAATACTCAAGGTCACCGTTCCGGCAGATTCGAAAACTGGTGACCGGTTTGCCCCGCCGGAAGGAAAGGGGCTTGGCGTGATGTCGCCGAAAAAGAAGGGAGATCTGATCATCGAAGTGGAAGTTGCAGAGAAGAAAGGATTTTTGTCCGGAATTTTTGGGAAGTGA